The nucleotide sequence TGGCGATGCAGGTCAACGACATCTTCACCCTGCTGAGCATGGTCAGCTCCGGGGTGGGTTATGCCTTGCTGCCGGGCAGGATTGCGGCGGTGTACGAGAACCGGGTGAAGCTGATCCCGTTGCAGGAAAAGTATCGCCTGCAACAGCACATCGGCGTGGTGTTCCTCAAGGCCAAGGAGCGCGATCCGAACCTGCTGGCGTTGCTTGCCGAGTGCCGGATGTATGCCAATCGCCAAGCCATCCCATGATCGTCCCCACGCTCTGCGTGGGAATGCAGCCCGGGACGCTCCGCGTCCCAAAAGCATGACGCGGAGCGTCAAAAAAGGCATTCCCACGCAGAGCGTGGGAACGATCAATCAGCCGACAATCCCGCGAACAATGAAGTACAGCAACGACGGCCCAAGCAAACAGCCCAGTCCGGTATGGAAGGTCGCCGTCAACGCACCATAGGGCACCAGTCGCCGATCCGTCGCGGCCAGGCCTGCTGTCACGCCACTCACTGTTCCGGCGAGCCCGCCGAACACCATGGCCGAGCGTGGGTTATCCAGGCCCATCCAGCGCGCCGCCACGGGCGTGCAGACCATCACGATGATCGCCTTGATCAACCCGGTGGCAATCGACAATGCCATGACATCGGACGTGGCGCCAATCGCCGCACCGGTCACCGGCCCGACGATATAGGTCACGGCGCCAGCGCCGATGGTGGTCATGCTCACCGCATCGCGATAACCGAACATCCAGGCCACGCTCGCGCCGACAATGAATGGCAAGATCGTGCCCAGCAACAACGCAATGACGCCGATCATCCCGGCCTTCTTCGCCTCGGTGGCCTGCACCTCGAACGCCGTGGCGACGATGGCGAAGTCCCGCAGCATCGCGCCACCCATCAGGCCGATGCCGGAAAACAGCGACAGGTCCGCCAGGCCTTTCTGTCCACCGGTCATGGTGCCGCCCACCCAGGCCAGCACCAGGCCGATGACGATCGCGATCGCCGAGCCATGGATGCGTCCAAACGTCAGGCGCTTGGACAGCACCACCGATACCCACATGATCACGCCCACGAATGCGAACGCGGTGATCAAGCCGTTATGTTCCAGGCCCTTCTCGATGAGATCCCACATGTCAGCGGCCTCCCACTGGGGTGCCGAGCGGCGTCACTTCGGCCGGCTCGTCAGGCAAGGGTTCGCCTTTGTGGGTCCGGCTGATCAGGGCAATGGTCACGCCGCAGAGCAGCACCGAGCCAATCGCGCCCAATACCGCCACCGGACCGCCATGCAAGGCCGTGACGACGTTCTGTTGCGCAGCCATCGCCACCACCACTGGAATGTACATGGCGCCCCAGAAGGCCACGCCCATCTCGCAATCCTTGGTCATGCCGCCGCGCTTTTGCATCCACAAGCGCGCGCAGATCAGCAGGATCATCGCAATGCCGACCCCGCCGACGTTGGATTTCACTCCCAGCAACACACCGAGCATGTCGCCCAGGATCACCCCTGTCAGCGTACAGATCGCCAACAGCGCCACACCGTAAATAATCATTGTCGTAGTCCTCAAAATGCATCGTCGGGATTGTTGTTCTTGTCGTTCGAAGCCTGAGTCGGGTCTAGGGTTGGCGGCGGCCCTCCTCTGCGAGCAACGCCTGCAAGGTGTCGAGCCGGGCGCCGTCGAAGGCAATGACGGTGCCCTGCTCGAACACCCGGCGCGCCAGTCCGGTCAGCACCGCACCGGGTGGCAGTTCGATCTGCAGGCGCACGCCTCGCTCATAGGCACTTTGCACCGTGCCGCGCCAATCGACGACGCGGCACATGTTGAAGGCCAGGTCGTCGCGCAAGGCTTCTGTACTGGTCACCGGCCGGGCGCGGCTGCCGCTGAGATAACCCAACGTGGGGGCTTGCAAGGGTACGTCGGCAAACGACTGGGCCAATGCTCGCGCCGGCGCCTCCAGCAATGGGCAATGGGACGGCACGCTCACCGCCAGGCGACACGCCTTGCCGGCGCCCTGGC is from Pseudomonas sp. B21-056 and encodes:
- the madM gene encoding malonate transporter subunit MadM, with protein sequence MWDLIEKGLEHNGLITAFAFVGVIMWVSVVLSKRLTFGRIHGSAIAIVIGLVLAWVGGTMTGGQKGLADLSLFSGIGLMGGAMLRDFAIVATAFEVQATEAKKAGMIGVIALLLGTILPFIVGASVAWMFGYRDAVSMTTIGAGAVTYIVGPVTGAAIGATSDVMALSIATGLIKAIIVMVCTPVAARWMGLDNPRSAMVFGGLAGTVSGVTAGLAATDRRLVPYGALTATFHTGLGCLLGPSLLYFIVRGIVG
- the madL gene encoding malonate transporter subunit MadL, whose product is MIIYGVALLAICTLTGVILGDMLGVLLGVKSNVGGVGIAMILLICARLWMQKRGGMTKDCEMGVAFWGAMYIPVVVAMAAQQNVVTALHGGPVAVLGAIGSVLLCGVTIALISRTHKGEPLPDEPAEVTPLGTPVGGR